A region of the Lysobacter sp. K5869 genome:
ACACCCCGATCCCGACCGCCCGCTGGTCCTGGTCGAAGGCCCGCACGCGCGCCGCCGCCTGCATTCGGTCAACGCCGCCGCGCGCGCGCTCGGATTGCGGCCCGGGCTGTCGCTGGTCGCCGCGCAGGCCATCGTCGACGGCTTCCAAACCGCCGATTACGACCCGCACGCCGCCGAACGCGCGCGCCAGCTGCTCGCCGCCTGGGCGTATCGCTACAGCTCGCAGGTCAGCACCGACTTCGCCCACGCCATCGTGCTGGAAATCGCCGGCAGCCGCCGCCTGTTCGGCGCGTGGCCGCAATTGCGCCAGCGCCTGGACGCGGAACTGCGCGAACTCGGCTTTCGCCACCGCATGGCCGCCGCGCCCAATCCGTTCGCCGCGCGCGCGTTGACCAACGTCGACGACGGTTTGTTCTTCGACGACGACATCCTGCTGCCGGCGCTGGCGAAACTGCCGATCGAGCGCAGCGGCCTGGACGCGGCCGCAGTGCAGGCGCTGCAACGCATGGGCCTGCGCAAGCTCGGCGCGGTGTTCGCGCTGCCGCGCGCGCCGCTCGCGCGCCGCTTCGGCCCCGACCTGCTGCTGCGCCTGGACGCGCTGCGTGGCGCGGCCGAGCCGCCGCTGACGTTCTACCAACCGCCCGATGCGTTCGACGCGCGCATCGAGCTCGGCCACGAAGCCGAATCCAGCCAGGCGCTGCTGTTCCCGCTGCGCCGCCTCACCGCCGATCTGGCCGCCTATCTGTCCGGCCGCGACGGCGGCGTGGCCCGCTTCAAGCTGTTGCTCGAACACGAACGCCACAGCCATCGCGAACAACGCCCGCCGAGCGAGATCGCGGTCGGCCTGCTCGCGCCCGAGCGCGAAGCGGCGATGCTGTTCGAGCTCGCGCGCGGCCGCCTGCAACACGCGCAATTGCCGGCGCCGGTGGTGGCGCTGCGCCTGCTCGCCGAAGAACTGCCGCCGTTCGTGCCGGCCGCGCGCGACCTGTTCGACCCGCGCCCGCAACAAGCGCTGCCGTGGGCGCAGTTGCGCGAACGCTTGCGCGCGCGCCTGGGCGACGAACGCGTGCACGGGCTCGCCGCGCATCCCGATCACCGGCCCGAGCGCGCCTGGAAAACCGTGTTGGGCGACGCGCCTAGAACGCGCGCCGACAAAGACCCCGCGCCCGCGGCCCCAGCCACCCGTCCGGGTTGGTTGTTGAGCGAACCCGAACCGCTGCGCGATCCGGTCGCGCGCATCCTCGCCGGGCCCGAGCGGATCGAATCGGGTTGGTGGGACCAGGACGAAGTGCGCCGCGACTACTACCTGATCGAAACCGCGCGCGGCCAACGCGCCTGGGCCTACCGCGACGCCGGCGGCGACGGCCCATTGATCGTGCACGGGTGGTTCGCGTGATCGTTCCCCTGCCCGCTCGCGACCCGCGATCCGACGGCGCGCTGCCCGATTACGCCGAGCTGCATTGTTTGTCGGCTTTCAGTTTTCAGCGCGGCGCGTCTACCGCCATGGAACTGTTCAAGCGCGCCAAGTCGCTCGGTTACAACGCTCTTGCGGTCACCGACGAATGCACGCTCGCGGGCATCGTCCGCGCGCTGCAAGCCGCGCGCGAAACCGGAATGCGATTGATCGTAGGCAGCGAAATCCAGGTATCGGACGGCCCGAAATTGGTGCTGTTGGTGAAAGATCCGACGGGATATGCATCGCTGTGCGGCCTCATCACCGAAGCGAGAATGCGCGCGCAGAAAGGCGAATACCTCTCTCTGCACGAGGACTTCGACGGCCGCTGCGATGGCCTGCTCGCACTGTGGCTGCCCCGATGCGACGAGCGCGACGACCTGCATGCCGCATGGCTCGAACGCAAATTCGGCGAGCGGCTGTGGGTGGCCGTGGAACTGCATCGCGGCCCAAACGACGACAAACGGCTGGCCGACCTGCAGGCCTTGGCCAAGCGCCATCGTCTTCCCTGCGTCGCCGCGGGCGATGTGCATATGCACGAGCGCGGGCGACGCCGGTTGCAGGACGTGCTGACCGCCGTTCGGCACAGGACCACCGTAAGCGCAGCCGGAGAGCGATTATTCCCCAACGGCGAAAGGCATCTGCGGATCCGCAAGGCATTGGCCGCGATCTATCCGCCGGACCTGTTGGCGGAAACCTTGAAGATAGCCGCGCAGTGCGATTTCGATCTCAAACGGGACCTGAAATACAAGTATCCCCGCGAACTGGTTCCGCAAGACGAAACCCCGACCACCTGGCTGCGCAAGCTGGTCGAAAAAGGTGCCGGGCAGCGATGGCGCCAAGGCGTTTCCCAGCGCGCGCTCGAGCAGATCGACAGCGAGCTTTCGATCATCGCTTTTCACGGATACGAGGCTTACTTCCTCACTGTCCACGACATCGTGAATTTCGCCCGATCCAAGAACATCCTGTGCCAAGGAAGAGGCTCGGCGGCCAATTCGGTGGTGTGCTATGCACTGGGCATCACCGAGATCGACCCGATCAAACAGGCGTTGCTGTTCGAGCGGTTCATGTCGCGCGAACGCAAAGAGCCGCCCGACATCGACGTCGATTTCGAGCATGAGCGACGCGAAGAAGTGCTTCAGTACGTCTTCGACCACTATGGCCGGGATCGCGCCGCGTTGACGGCGGTGGCGATCAGCTATCGCGGCCGCAGTGCCGTGCGCGACGTGGCCGCCGCCCTGGGCATGCCGCAAGACCAAATCAGCGAATTGTCCAAGACGCTGGACCGTTGGAGCGACGGCACCTTGCTGATCCAGGAGCTGATCGAACGCGGTTTCGACCCGGAATCGCCGGTACTGAGGAAGGCGGTCGAGCTCAGCAACCTATTGGTCGAAAACTATTTCCCCAGGCACCTGTCCCAGCACCCCGGCGGCTTCGTCATCTCCGAACAGGCGCTGCATACATTGGTTCCGGTCGAGAACGCGGCGATGGACAAGCGCACGATCGTGCAGTGGGACAAGGACGATCTGGACGAACTCGGGATATTGAAGGTCGATTGCCTCGCCCTCGGCATGCTCACCGCGGTCCACAAGATCTTCAAGCTGCTCAAGTCCCAGGGGCATGGCGAGATGACCATGTCGGGAATCCTGGAACGCGGCGACGACGAGAAGGTCTACGAGATGATCTGCGAAGCCGACACCGTCGGCGCGTTCCAGATCGAATCCCGCGCGCAGATGTCCATGCTGCCGCGATTGCGGCCGGTCAAGTTCTACGACTTGGTCGTGCAGATCGCCATCGTTCGCCCGGGGCCCATCCAGGGCAACATGGTCAATCCCTATCTTTTGGCCAGAAAAAAACAACCCAGCGAGATCGAATACCCGAAGGAAGAACTCGAGCAAGCTCTGGGGCGCACCTTGGGCGTTCCGTTGTTCCAAGAACAGGTCATGCAAATCGCCATGATCGCCGCGAAGTTCAGCGCCGACGAAGCCGATGCGCTGCGCAGATCGATGGCGGCGTGGAAACGCCATGGCGGCTTGGATCCGCATCGGGAGAAACTGACGACACGGATGCTCGGGCGCGGCTACGAAATCGAATTCATCGACCGGATTTTCGAGCAGATCAAAGGCTTCGGCAGCTACGGCTTCCCCGAATCGCACGCCGCCAGCTTCGCGCTCATCGCCTACGTAAGCTGCTGGCTGAAGTATTACCACCCCGCCGCCTTCGCCTGCGGCATCATCAACTCGATGCCGATGGGCTTCTACACCCACGGCCAGATCTTGCACGACGTGCGCCGCAAGGGCGTGACGATCCTGCCGGTGGACGTGCGCTACAGCGATTGGGACTGCACGCTCGAAGCCCTGCCCGGGCGCGGCGAGCGCAAGCATCCGCACGCGATCCGGATGGGGCTGCGGCTGGTCAACGGCTTCGACGAAGCCTCGGCCAACCGGATCAGCGATGCGCGCGCGCAGGCGCCGTGGCGCGACGTGGACGATCTGTGCGAACGCGCCGGGCTGGATGCGCGCGTGCGCGCGGTGCTCGCCGACGCCGGCGCGTTGCGCGCGCTGGCCGGGCATCGCCACCGCGCGCGTTGGGCGGTCGCGGGCGTGGACACGCAGTTGCCATTGTTCGCCGGCGTCGCCCGCGAGGAAGCGCAGGTCGCGCTGCCCTTGCCCAGCGCCGGCGAGGACGTGCGCGCCGATTACGCGCTGCTGGGCACCACTCTCGGCCCGCATCCGCTGGCGCTGCTGCGCAGCGCTTTGCACGCGCGGCGCTGCCGGCGCTCGTCGCAGCTCAAGCTGGTCGATCACGGCCGGCACGTGCGCTTCGCCGGTTTGGTGACGGTGCGCCAACACCCGGAAACCTCCAGCGGCGTGACCTTCCTGAGCCTGGAAGACGAGGACGGCATGGTCAACGCCGTGGTCTGGCGCGATCTGGCCCAGCGCCAGCGGCGGGTGCTGGTGGAAGCGCGGCTGATGGCCATCGACGGCAAGCTCGAACGCGTGGACGGCGTGCAGCACATCGTAGTGTCGCGCATGGAGGATCTCACGCCGCTGCTGGGATCGCTGGCGACGCATTCGCGCGACTTCCATTGAAGACCGGCGCGGCGCGCAGCGACGCCGACGATACCCATCGAACCGCGCCCGCGAAACCATCGCGGCGGCGCGCCGCGCTTCGACGCATGCGACGCACGCTTCGATCTATTGGACGCGTCCGTCTAACCTGGATTTAACCCGCACGAATTTCCGCGCGGCTAGGATGCCCGGACGCAACGAACACAAGGAACCTGTTCATGAACAAGCTCCCCTGCCTCGCGCTTGCCGCGTTTCTCGCCATCGCCAGCGCCCCCGCGCTCGCCGAAGTCGGCACCCTCAGCAACAACGGCACCGGCGCGACCAAGGCCGCCGCGGAAGCCAAGGCCAAGAAAAATCTGGAAGACGCCTGCCAATCGCACAAAGGCCAGGTCGTGGAAGGCTCGTTCAAAGTCACCTTCGACAAACAGATGAGCAATGGTCAGTTTTACGTAGACGCGACCATGCAGTGCGACATTCCGTAAACGGATTCAAGCGATGTCCCACCCGAAGCCCCCGCGCCGCGGGGGCTTTTTCGTTCGCGCTTCGATCCGATGGTCTCGACGGACTCCCGCAACGCCCGGCCCGATGAAGCCTCGCGCCGACACGGGATCGAGATCTGCGTCCAGATCGAACCCAAGGCGCGATCGAACCGGCGCTGAAGTTCGCGCATCCGGCGTTCGAGCATCTGGATCACGCGCCGCGTGCGCCGAACCATCGCCTCGCGCGCCGAAAACAGCTACTCCGGCCGCTCCTTGACCGGCCGCTTGGCCAGCTTGCGCTGCAGCGTGCGCCGGTCCACGCCGAGCACGCGCGCGGCTTGGGAGACGTTGCCGCCGCATTCGGCCAGCACGCGCTGCATGTGCTCCCAACCTTGCCGGCGCAGCGACACCGGTGCGTCCGGCGGCGGCGCGGCGTCTTCGCCGGGCGCTTCGAAGGATTGCGCCAGCGCGTCGATGTCGAACGGCTTGGGCAGGTAATTCCAGGCGCCGCGGCGCATCGCGTCGACCGCGGTGGCGATGCTGGCGTAACCCGTGGCCAGGACGATGCGCGCCTGCGGGCAGCGCCGGCGCAGTTCGCCGATCAGCAGCAGGCCGTTGTCGGCGCCGAGCTTGAGGTCGAGCACGATGCCGTCCGGCGCGAACGCTTCCACCGCCGCCAATGCGCTGGCCGCGTCGTGGCGCGCCTGCGCCTCGATGCCGCGGCGCGCGAGCATCCGCGCCAGCACCTGGCAGAACGCCAGATCGTCGTCGATCAGCAGGATCCGCGCGGGCAGGCTCACGGCGCGCCCTCCGCGATCAGCGGCAGCTCGACTTCGGTGATGCAGCCGCCATCGTCGCGCTCGCCCTGCTTCACCGTGCCGCGGCTGCGTTCGATGCTCGATTTGGAAATCATCAGGCCGATGCCCAACCCCGTGCCCTCGCCGTCGCGGCGCGGCTTGGCGATCCGCGCCGGGCCCGCGCCGCGGTCGCGGATGGCGATGTTGAGGCGGCCTTCGCGCAGCGCGGTTTCCACCTCCACCGGCTCGTCGACGCCGGCCGCGGCGTTGGCGTCGGCGGCGTTGTTGATGAGGTTGATCAGCGCTTGCTGCAGGCCGGCGTCCACCCGCACCCGCCGCTGCGCCGCGCCGGCGAAGAAACGCGCGGTGGCGTTGGGCCGCAACAGCCGCCAGCGGTCGACGCAGGCGTGGACGAAGGCGTCGGCGGCTTCCACCGAACTCTCGCCGGCCGCGCCGCGGCGGGCCATGTCGGCCAGCGCGCGCACGTGGTCGCGACAGTGCGCGAGCTGCGAGCGCAGCAGTTCGATGTCCTCGCGCGCCGGCGGGTGATCGCCGCCGAGCCAGTCGTCCACCAACAAGCCCATCGTCGCCAGCGGCGTATTGAGTTCGTGCGCGGTGCCGGCGGCGAGCGAGCCCAGCGCCGACAGCGATTCGTCGCGGATCGCGCGCTCGCGCGCCTCCGACAGGCGCCGGCGCTGCTCGCGCACGATGGTCATGAAGCGGCTCAGCACCACGGCCATGATTCCGGCCGAGAGCAGGAAGTTGACCCACATCCCGGTGACGTGCAGTTGGAAATCGCTGCCGTGCAAATGCGGCAGATCGACGTGATGGCCCATCAGCCAGGTGTAGAGCGCCGCGGTCAGCACGGTCAGGCCGAGCATCGGCGCGATGTCCAGGCCGATCGCCGCCAGCGCCACCGGCACCAGATACAGCGACACGAACGGATTGGCCGGGCCGCCGGAGAAATACAGCAGCGCGGTCAGCGCCAGCAGATCCGCCAGCACCTGCAGCGCCACCGCGCGCGCGCCGGCGTCGCGATGGGCCAGCCACCACCAGTGGCTGAGCACGTTGAACAGCAGCAGCCCGGCCGAGATCGACAGCAGTTCGCGGGTAGGAATCGGCAGGCCCAGGCGCTGGCTGACGAACACCACGGTCAGCATCTGGCCGGCCACCGCCATGTATCGCAGGTAGATCAGCAGTTGCAGCACGGGCGGGTCTCGGGGGCGGAACAGGCGATTATCGCACCGCCCCGGCGCGGCGGGCTGCGGCAACCCGCCGCGGTGCGCCGCCGCGCGCGGCCATGCTGCGGCGCGGCGCGGAACCCGACCGATGCCGCAATTGCGCGCGCCGCCGCGGCATGAACGCGCGCGCCGGCCTGTCGCTATCGACAGTGCGCTTCGCGCGCGGCCGCGACGGCCTAAGCTGCGGCGGCCAGGAACCCACTGGCGACAGACAAGGAAAGGACGTCATGAAATCGATTGGATGGACGCTGGCCAACGCGGCGCTGTGCGGCGCGCTGGCCCTGGCCGCGATCGGCTCGGCCGCCGCGCCCTCGACCGCGCAGGCGCAGATCGGCAACCGCCCGCGGCTGTGGTGCTTCGTGAGCCCGAACGATCTGCCGGGCGACCCCAACTTCGGCCGCTGCGCCTCGTTCTACCCCGGCGCGAGCAGCTACCGCGCCGACTTCGACGTGCGCAATTTGCCGGCCGGCAGCTACACCTACGTGTGGACCAGCGAACTCGCCGGCGTGCTGCCGTGCACGACCCAAAGCTGCACCCGCACGTATCGCGGCTCGGCGCCGGTGTCGGATCTGGTGACGGTGACTTACACCAACACGGCCACCGGCGCGTCGGCGACGCTTGGGGCGAACGTGCAGATCAACGGGCCGATTTGAGTCGCCTGAGCTTGGAGACGACGTCGAAAAAAAGCGGGCCGTAAGGCCCGCTTTTCGTTTCCGCGTCGCGCCCGCGATTACCAGTCCGCTTGCAGGCTCACGTTCGAATACGCCGAGTAACCGAACACGCCGACGTAGAAATCGCCGGGCGGCGGATTGTTGACCGATGCCCCCTCGTTGCTGCCGGCGATGCCGGTGGCTATGTCGTAGCTGGCCAGGGTCGGCGGCTCGCCGTACTTGACGAACATGTCGGCATCGCCCGCGCCGGCCAGAGTCAACATGAAGTTGGGCGTGTTCGGCGGCACGGTGAAGCGGAAATAGCGGAACGTATTGATCGCGCCGCTGAGGCCGCCGACCGCCACGCCCTTGCTCAACTGCTGCACGGGCGCGCCGCCTTCCATGCGATAGCGCCGCGCCAGCTTGCGGCTCGGCCCGCCCTCGCTCTCGGCCCAGGACACGGTGTAGTGGCCGTCCGGATTCATCGCCACATGCAGCGATCCCGGATAGAGCACCGCCGCGGCCGGCGCGGCATCGACCCGGAACGTCGCGCCGAGCGAGCTGCCGTCGGCGGCGTACTCATGCGCATACACGTTCCACTGCGCGTACTCGTCGGTGAACGACGAGCGCTGCGCCCAAACCGCGAGCGTGCGGCCGTCGCCGGCGATGGCAACCCGCGTGCTGTAAAACGCCGAGCCGGCGGTGCCCGGCGGGTCGCGGCCCAGCAGCACGTTGTCGCCGAGCTTGGCGCCGCTGGCGTCGAAGCGCTGGAAGCGCGCCGAGGTCGAGCGCGGCGTCATGACGAATCCGTCCCAGCCGAAAATGTGCTTCCCGGCCGAGTTCGACGCCAGTTGGACGATTTCGTTGGCGCTTTCGCCGTTGCCGGCCACGTCGGTCACGTCGTTCAGCGCGCCCAACAGCGCGCCGTCGCGGCTGTAACGCAGCAGACGGTGCTGAACTGGAGACTGGTTCGTGCCCGGCCGGCTCATCTGGTTGACGATGAAATTGCCCGCGCCGTCCATCGCCAGACCCCAGGACTGCAGGTTGGTCTGGGGGTTGCCGCTGGCGATCAGCAACTCGCCGGTGCGCGCGGTGCCGTTGCTGTTGAACACCCTGGCATAGGTCGAGAAGATGCTCGGCTCGGTCGGCGTGCTGCTCAGCACGTTGTAGACGATCACGAACAGGCCCGCGTCGTTGATCGCCACCTGTAGGGTCTGGCCGCGGACGCTGGCCTGGAAGCGCGGCACCACGACCGCGCCGTCGCGGTTGAACACTGTGGCGTACACGCCCTGGGCGGTGACGTTGGCGACCACGTAATTGCCCAGCCGGTTGGCGGCGATATCGCTCCACGTGCCGGGCATCGAATGCGATCCCGCCAGCAGGCCGTCCTTGCCGTAGCGGCGGACCGTGCTGCTTTCCAGATCGTTGCGGCTGCTGACGAACAGCATGCCGCCGTCGCCGCCGGCGGTGGCTTCAAGGCTGCCGTCGCCCCATTCGAAGCCTTGCAGCACGTACGGCGCGCTCAACGCCGCTGCGCCCGCCGAACCGCTGACCAGGGTCAGCGCCGCGGCCCAGCCGACCAGCCAGCGCAGCGCGTTACGAACTTCCCTTCGCATATCTGCTCCTTTGAAATACAAAAAGCGCGCACCGCTGGGCGGCGCGCGCCGGCCCGTCGGGCCAGGACCGATTATCGCCCGGCCGGGTCTCGCAGCCTGCGACCGTGCATCGCCGTGCGAACGGTTGCCTGCGCATGAAATACATGCAAAAGGCGGGCCGAGGCCAGCCCTTTGCCGCTAGACCGGTCGCCGGCCGCGCCGATGCGGTTTGATCGAACCGGCTTCAGGCGAACCGCCATCAATCGAACTTGACGTCGTACTCCAGCCAGAACTGACGCCCATACGGATCGTAATTGCCGACCGGATAGAACGGCCAGCCGCCGTTGTTGCGGTCCTGCGGCGGGTTGGAATCGCGCAGGTTGTTGACGATCAGCGACAGCTTGGAGCGGTCGCCGAACCGGTACGACACGCTGCCGTTGTACTTGGTGTACGGGCCGTAGCGGCCGCTGCCGTCGCTCTTGGGCAGGCTGCCGTAGCGGTAGGCGCTGAGGTCGGCGGTCCACGCGCCGATACTCCAGTTCAGGCCGGTGTTGAGCTTGCTGCGCCAGTCGCCGGCTTGCAGCGGGTCGAGCGTGTTGCGCAGGTCGATGCGCGGGTCGTCGGCGAACTGCTGGTAGTCGTGCTTGATCACCAGGGTGTAGGCCAGGCGCGCGGCGAAGTCGCCGAAGCGGCCGGCGCTCCAACGCACGTTGGTCTTCACGTCGACGCCGTCGGTGCGCTCGGACGCGGCGTTGATCGCGTTGACCAGCACGCGGCGCACCTGATCGGGCTGCACCGGCGCGTCGGACGGGTTGCGGATCACCCGGCCCAGCACTTCCTGGCAGTTGGCCGAATTGATGTCGCGCGGCTCGCCGCCGAGGGTGCGGCCCAGGCGGCAGTCGGCTTCCTCGCGCAGGATGCGGGCGCTGTCGAGGTTGGTGACTTCGTCTTCCAGGCGGATCGAGTAGTAATCCACCGACAGGTCGAAGTTCTGCGACGGCGACCACACCACGCCCAGGCCGTAGGACTTGCCGTTCTCCGGCTTCAGACCGGTGTTGCCGTTGCTGGTGTAGTCGATGGCGAGGCCGGAGAAATCGCAATCGTCGTAGGCCTGGCCGGCGGTGCGGCAGCGCCAGTAGTCGGTCATGCCCGGGTTATAGCCGCGGGTTTCGGCGGCGAAGATGTAGTTCATGTCCGGCGCGCGGAAGCTGGTGGCGGCGGTGGCGCGCACCAGCAGGCTGTCGGTCGGACGGTATTCCAGGCCCGCGTTCCAGGTCGCCTTGCCCGACTTGCGCCCGGCGAAGCGGAACTCGTCGTAGCGCGCGGCGGCCGAGGCGGTCAGCGTGCTGAAGATCGGAATGCTGAGCTCGGCGCCGATGGCGTAGCGGTCGCGGTCGCCGCTGGAGCGCGAGCCGGCGCTGGTGTTCCAGAACGTGCCGTCGCCCAGGCGCGGGTCGGGACGGTTGCTGTAGCCCTGGGTGCCCGCTTCGATCACGCCGGCGAAACCGACCGTGCCGGCCGGCAGGTCGAACAGGTGGCCGTTGACGCTGAAGCTCAGGTTTTGGATCCAGGCGGCGTTGACGCCTTCGTAGAAACCGGTGAGGCGCTGGTAATCGGCCGGCGTCAGCGCGGTGTACAAACGCGCCGGATCGGGGTTGTAGATGCCGATGCCGGCCGCGGTCGTGCCCAGGCGCGGGCCGAGGAAGAATTCGTTGACGCCGGCCAGGAACTGGCGGCGCTTGGTCCGGTTCTCGTTGCGGCCGTGGTTGTAGGCCAGCTCGTAGTTCCAGTCGCTGTCGCCCAGCGCGCCGCGCGCGCCGACCGAGAACGCCCAGGAACGCTCCAGGAAGCGGTTGTTGTTGGCGTGGGCCGAGCCGATTTCCTCCGGCGCGATGCGGCGGTACCAGATCTCGTTGAGGCCGGTGGCCTGATTGAGGAAGTAGTTGTTGTCCGAGGTCCAACTCGGCGCGCGGGTATTGTTCTCGATGCTGGCGACGCCGAGCTGCACGTCGGCGAACAGCTCGGTGCGCTCGTTGAGATGCCAGGTCAGCAGGCCGTAGGCGTCGGCGTTCTTCTTCTGCGTCTGCAAGGTCCAGAACGCCGGCGCGGCCTCGTTGCTGCCGCAGTACCAGCCTTGGCGCGGGTTGTTCGAGCGCGTGGTCGAGCCGTGATAGAGCCCGGACAAGCCGCCGCAGGCCGCGCCCGGATCGATGAAACCGTTGGTGCGCGCGTTGCGGCGATAACCGACCTGGGTCGGATTGATCCGCTCGCCGGTCGGGTTGTCGAGCAGCGAATCCATGAAGTCGCGCTGATCGCCCCAGATCGCCTGACGGTGCGAGAGCTCGACGCCGTAGACCGCGTCGAAGCGATCGTTGGAATAGCCGCTGACCACCTGCAAGCGCTGATTCTGGCCGCCGCCCTGCTCGGTCCCGCCGACGCGCACGTTGACCTGGGTGCCGTCGAACTTCTTCTTGAGGATGAAGTTGACCACGCCGGCGACCGCGTCGGAGCCGTACACCGCCGAGGCGCCGCCGCCGAGCACTTCGATGCGTTCGATCAGCGCGCTGGGGATGTTGGCGAGGTTGACGACGTTGACCGAGCCTTCGTAGGCCAGCGGATAGTCGGCCTGACGGCGGCCGTTGATCAGCACCAAGGTGTGGTTGGGGCCGAGGCCGCGCAGGTTGATGACGTTGGCGGCCGGAGTGAAGGTGTTGCCGTAGTCCTCGCCCTGCACCACGCCGGTGTTCTGGCTCAGCGCGGCGAGCGCGTCGAACGCGCTGCGGAAACCTTGCTTGTCGATTTCCTCGGCGCTGATGACGGTGACCGGCGACGGGCCTTCCAGGCTGGCGCGCGGAATGCGCGAGCCGGTGACCACGACCTGATCGAGCGTGGTCGCGGCCCGGTCTTGCGGCGCATCGGCGGCGGCCTCGGCGGCCAACGCGGGCGCGGCTAGCGCCGACAACGCCAGAGCGAGAAACACGGACAGCGGCCGGCGCTGCGGCCGGAAGACGGCTTGCATGGGGGAAATCCTCTGCGGATGGAAGGCCCGGCTCAGCGCTTGGTGGAATCCCCTTATGCGCGCCGCGGCGATGAAGCATCTTTGTTGCCCCGCAACATGAGCAGAAATGAAGCCGCCGCATCTGCTTATGTCGCGCGGGAATTTGCGCAATCGCGCATTAGTCTGCCGCGCGCGCCGCGGCGCGCTTGTGCCGCGCCGCACGGATCGCGAACGCGCGCGATCCGCGCCGAGATCGGCGCCAACCGGCAAATGCGGCAAAGCGCACTGGCTTCGCGACACCGGCTAAGCGCAGCGCGCGTGGCCCGCGTCACGCGCGAGCCGCCACCGATTGCGCGTCCGCGCGGCGAGGCGGCGAGAGTCGCGCGCGAACAGTGACGCCGCGCATCCGCGTTCACGGCGTTCTGTGACCGACCCTCGGCTTTGCCGCTTGCCCGCCCCCTTAAGCTCGCGCACCCGTTCGCCCGCCGTCGTCACGCCGCCTCGACGCCAGCCCAACCGGAGTGCGCCATGTCCAGCCCGCTGTCGAATTCCGAACGCGACTCGCTCCGTCGCCATCTGTTGCAACGCTACGGCGCGCTCGGCCGCGCCACGCCGTCGAAGGCCGCGCGCGCCAA
Encoded here:
- a CDS encoding DNA polymerase Y family protein, whose amino-acid sequence is MRWACLLLPQLAMDVVLRQHPDPDRPLVLVEGPHARRRLHSVNAAARALGLRPGLSLVAAQAIVDGFQTADYDPHAAERARQLLAAWAYRYSSQVSTDFAHAIVLEIAGSRRLFGAWPQLRQRLDAELRELGFRHRMAAAPNPFAARALTNVDDGLFFDDDILLPALAKLPIERSGLDAAAVQALQRMGLRKLGAVFALPRAPLARRFGPDLLLRLDALRGAAEPPLTFYQPPDAFDARIELGHEAESSQALLFPLRRLTADLAAYLSGRDGGVARFKLLLEHERHSHREQRPPSEIAVGLLAPEREAAMLFELARGRLQHAQLPAPVVALRLLAEELPPFVPAARDLFDPRPQQALPWAQLRERLRARLGDERVHGLAAHPDHRPERAWKTVLGDAPRTRADKDPAPAAPATRPGWLLSEPEPLRDPVARILAGPERIESGWWDQDEVRRDYYLIETARGQRAWAYRDAGGDGPLIVHGWFA
- a CDS encoding error-prone DNA polymerase, with product MIVPLPARDPRSDGALPDYAELHCLSAFSFQRGASTAMELFKRAKSLGYNALAVTDECTLAGIVRALQAARETGMRLIVGSEIQVSDGPKLVLLVKDPTGYASLCGLITEARMRAQKGEYLSLHEDFDGRCDGLLALWLPRCDERDDLHAAWLERKFGERLWVAVELHRGPNDDKRLADLQALAKRHRLPCVAAGDVHMHERGRRRLQDVLTAVRHRTTVSAAGERLFPNGERHLRIRKALAAIYPPDLLAETLKIAAQCDFDLKRDLKYKYPRELVPQDETPTTWLRKLVEKGAGQRWRQGVSQRALEQIDSELSIIAFHGYEAYFLTVHDIVNFARSKNILCQGRGSAANSVVCYALGITEIDPIKQALLFERFMSRERKEPPDIDVDFEHERREEVLQYVFDHYGRDRAALTAVAISYRGRSAVRDVAAALGMPQDQISELSKTLDRWSDGTLLIQELIERGFDPESPVLRKAVELSNLLVENYFPRHLSQHPGGFVISEQALHTLVPVENAAMDKRTIVQWDKDDLDELGILKVDCLALGMLTAVHKIFKLLKSQGHGEMTMSGILERGDDEKVYEMICEADTVGAFQIESRAQMSMLPRLRPVKFYDLVVQIAIVRPGPIQGNMVNPYLLARKKQPSEIEYPKEELEQALGRTLGVPLFQEQVMQIAMIAAKFSADEADALRRSMAAWKRHGGLDPHREKLTTRMLGRGYEIEFIDRIFEQIKGFGSYGFPESHAASFALIAYVSCWLKYYHPAAFACGIINSMPMGFYTHGQILHDVRRKGVTILPVDVRYSDWDCTLEALPGRGERKHPHAIRMGLRLVNGFDEASANRISDARAQAPWRDVDDLCERAGLDARVRAVLADAGALRALAGHRHRARWAVAGVDTQLPLFAGVAREEAQVALPLPSAGEDVRADYALLGTTLGPHPLALLRSALHARRCRRSSQLKLVDHGRHVRFAGLVTVRQHPETSSGVTFLSLEDEDGMVNAVVWRDLAQRQRRVLVEARLMAIDGKLERVDGVQHIVVSRMEDLTPLLGSLATHSRDFH
- a CDS encoding response regulator, giving the protein MSLPARILLIDDDLAFCQVLARMLARRGIEAQARHDAASALAAVEAFAPDGIVLDLKLGADNGLLLIGELRRRCPQARIVLATGYASIATAVDAMRRGAWNYLPKPFDIDALAQSFEAPGEDAAPPPDAPVSLRRQGWEHMQRVLAECGGNVSQAARVLGVDRRTLQRKLAKRPVKERPE
- a CDS encoding ATP-binding protein encodes the protein MLQLLIYLRYMAVAGQMLTVVFVSQRLGLPIPTRELLSISAGLLLFNVLSHWWWLAHRDAGARAVALQVLADLLALTALLYFSGGPANPFVSLYLVPVALAAIGLDIAPMLGLTVLTAALYTWLMGHHVDLPHLHGSDFQLHVTGMWVNFLLSAGIMAVVLSRFMTIVREQRRRLSEARERAIRDESLSALGSLAAGTAHELNTPLATMGLLVDDWLGGDHPPAREDIELLRSQLAHCRDHVRALADMARRGAAGESSVEAADAFVHACVDRWRLLRPNATARFFAGAAQRRVRVDAGLQQALINLINNAADANAAAGVDEPVEVETALREGRLNIAIRDRGAGPARIAKPRRDGEGTGLGIGLMISKSSIERSRGTVKQGERDDGGCITEVELPLIAEGAP
- a CDS encoding PPC domain-containing protein encodes the protein MRREVRNALRWLVGWAAALTLVSGSAGAAALSAPYVLQGFEWGDGSLEATAGGDGGMLFVSSRNDLESSTVRRYGKDGLLAGSHSMPGTWSDIAANRLGNYVVANVTAQGVYATVFNRDGAVVVPRFQASVRGQTLQVAINDAGLFVIVYNVLSSTPTEPSIFSTYARVFNSNGTARTGELLIASGNPQTNLQSWGLAMDGAGNFIVNQMSRPGTNQSPVQHRLLRYSRDGALLGALNDVTDVAGNGESANEIVQLASNSAGKHIFGWDGFVMTPRSTSARFQRFDASGAKLGDNVLLGRDPPGTAGSAFYSTRVAIAGDGRTLAVWAQRSSFTDEYAQWNVYAHEYAADGSSLGATFRVDAAPAAAVLYPGSLHVAMNPDGHYTVSWAESEGGPSRKLARRYRMEGGAPVQQLSKGVAVGGLSGAINTFRYFRFTVPPNTPNFMLTLAGAGDADMFVKYGEPPTLASYDIATGIAGSNEGASVNNPPPGDFYVGVFGYSAYSNVSLQADW